A section of the Deltaproteobacteria bacterium genome encodes:
- the ilvN gene encoding acetolactate synthase small subunit: MKHILGVLVENQPGVLSRVAGLFSGRGFNIESLTVAETLDPKISRITLVTRGNEQIMEQIIKQLNKLINVIKVIDFCDIDFVEREMALIKVKAEASTRAEVLRIVDIFRGKVVDVSPHTYSVEVTGDEKKIEAILDLLGHLGIVEVVRTGKAAIARSKKH, translated from the coding sequence GTGAAGCACATCCTAGGTGTCCTGGTGGAAAATCAGCCCGGTGTTCTCTCCCGGGTGGCTGGACTTTTCAGCGGCAGGGGCTTCAATATCGAAAGCCTGACTGTGGCGGAAACCCTCGATCCGAAGATCTCTCGAATTACTCTGGTGACGCGCGGCAATGAGCAGATCATGGAACAGATCATCAAGCAGCTCAACAAGCTCATCAATGTCATCAAGGTTATCGATTTTTGCGACATCGACTTTGTCGAACGTGAAATGGCTCTCATCAAGGTGAAGGCAGAAGCGAGCACCCGTGCTGAAGTACTGAGAATAGTCGATATCTTCCGCGGCAAAGTTGTCGATGTGAGCCCCCACACCTACAGCGTAGAGGTGACTGGCGACGAGAAAAAAATCGAAGCCATTCTGGATCTCCTGGGTCATTTAGGCATTGTCGAAGTGGTCCGCACCGGTAAGGCGGCTATTGCCAGAAGCAAGAAGCATTAG
- a CDS encoding 1-deoxy-D-xylulose-5-phosphate reductoisomerase, which yields MKKLVILGSTGSIGCNTLEVVEQFPDRFAVSGLAAGRNIDLLARQTIRHQPQAVAVFDHELAAALQARLQGVAAPEVLVGAEGYQQLAASPEADMVVSAIVGAAGLLPTWAAIQAGKQVALANKETLVMAGSLIMEEVRNRQVRLLPVDSEHSAIFQALQGHRRQDVKRILLTASGGPFLHKSMEELARVTPEQALAHPNWKMGAKITIDSATLMNKGLEVIEASWLFDMPVDRIVVHIHPQSIVHSMVEYVDGSVIAQLGIPDMRAPIAYALAYPERLPLDLPPLDLFAVHSLTFQPPDLSRFPCLQLALQACDMGGTMPAVLNAANEVAVEGFLEGRIPFIGIAACLQRVLDEHQSTAAPDIEAVLAADAWAREKMAEILKRI from the coding sequence GTGAAAAAACTGGTGATCCTGGGATCAACAGGCTCCATTGGCTGCAACACCCTCGAGGTGGTTGAACAGTTCCCGGATCGCTTCGCCGTCAGTGGGCTGGCAGCAGGCAGAAACATCGATCTTCTTGCCCGGCAGACAATTCGGCATCAGCCGCAAGCTGTGGCTGTATTCGACCATGAACTGGCTGCCGCACTCCAAGCAAGGCTGCAGGGGGTGGCTGCTCCCGAGGTGCTTGTCGGCGCCGAGGGCTATCAGCAGCTGGCGGCAAGTCCTGAGGCTGACATGGTGGTCTCAGCCATAGTGGGAGCTGCAGGGCTTCTGCCTACCTGGGCTGCCATCCAGGCGGGCAAGCAGGTGGCCCTTGCCAACAAGGAGACCCTGGTGATGGCGGGCAGCTTGATTATGGAGGAAGTCCGCAATCGCCAGGTGCGCTTGCTCCCTGTGGATAGTGAACACAGTGCAATTTTTCAGGCACTGCAGGGCCACCGTCGCCAGGATGTCAAGCGGATCCTTCTCACTGCCTCAGGTGGACCTTTTCTGCACAAGTCCATGGAGGAGCTGGCCAGGGTTACCCCGGAGCAGGCCCTCGCCCATCCCAACTGGAAGATGGGCGCCAAAATTACCATCGATTCAGCTACCTTGATGAACAAAGGCCTCGAGGTCATTGAGGCGAGCTGGCTCTTCGACATGCCGGTGGACAGGATCGTGGTGCACATTCATCCCCAGAGCATAGTCCACTCCATGGTGGAATACGTGGACGGCTCTGTCATCGCCCAACTCGGCATACCAGACATGCGTGCTCCCATTGCCTACGCCCTGGCATATCCCGAGCGGCTCCCTCTGGATCTGCCTCCTCTCGACCTCTTTGCCGTGCACAGTCTCACCTTTCAGCCGCCGGACCTCAGCCGGTTTCCCTGCCTGCAGCTGGCCTTGCAAGCATGCGACATGGGCGGCACCATGCCAGCTGTTCTCAATGCGGCGAACGAGGTGGCGGTTGAGGGCTTCCTGGAGGGCCGCATCCCCTTCATTGGCATTGCCGCATGCTTGCAGAGGGTATTGGACGAGCATCAATCCACAGCAGCGCCAGACATAGAGGCAGTGCTGGCAGCCGACGCCTGGGCCAGAGAAAAAATGGCGGAGATCCTCAAACGCATTTGA
- the ilvB gene encoding biosynthetic-type acetolactate synthase large subunit has protein sequence MKLTGAQIFFECLKAEGVDTIFGFPGGAVIDIYDEMPKHDIRHVLVRHEQGAAHMADGYARATGRVGVCLVTSGPGATNTVTGIATAYMDSIPIVIFTGQVPTSLIGNDAFQEVDIIGISRPCTKHNYLVKDIADLARIIREAFYLARSGRPGPVLVDLPKDVINAKTEFKYPKKVSLPGYRPTYEAHLGQIKRAYAAIAKAKKPVIYAGGGVIASSCARELKRLAETLRCPVTTTLMGLGGFPAPHDLWLGMLGMHGTFRANMAVANTDLLIAIGARFDDRVTGKLDEFAPRAKIIHIDIDPTSISKNVRVDIPIVGDCKDALRKLLHVLDENRLEGLDATRKPWLEQIQKWKETYPLAYEQSDHEIKPQYVVEKLYELSEGKAIITTEVGQNQMWAAQYYHFSEPRTLLTSGGLGTMGYGFPAAIGAQIAFPDRLVIDIAGDGSIQMCIQELITAVENNLPVKVAILNNQYLGMVRQWQELFYNKHYCGTCIKAAPDFVKLAEAYGALGLRATKPSEVEAVIREAFATPKTVFMDFVVNPEEGVYPMVPAGKAMTEMLLV, from the coding sequence ATGAAACTTACAGGTGCCCAGATTTTTTTCGAATGCCTCAAGGCAGAAGGCGTGGATACCATCTTCGGTTTTCCAGGCGGGGCAGTTATCGATATCTACGATGAAATGCCAAAGCACGACATACGCCATGTGCTCGTCCGGCACGAGCAGGGTGCAGCTCATATGGCCGACGGCTATGCCCGGGCTACGGGCAGAGTGGGAGTCTGTCTGGTAACTTCGGGGCCCGGCGCCACCAACACGGTGACTGGCATTGCTACCGCTTACATGGACTCCATTCCCATCGTGATCTTTACTGGCCAGGTACCCACAAGTCTCATCGGCAACGATGCCTTTCAGGAAGTTGACATCATCGGCATCAGCCGCCCCTGTACCAAGCACAACTACCTGGTAAAGGACATTGCCGATCTGGCGCGGATTATCCGGGAAGCCTTCTATCTGGCTCGCTCAGGTCGGCCAGGGCCTGTGTTGGTAGATCTCCCCAAAGATGTGATCAATGCCAAGACTGAATTCAAGTATCCTAAAAAGGTTTCTCTGCCTGGCTACCGGCCTACCTATGAAGCCCATCTGGGCCAAATCAAGCGCGCCTACGCAGCTATTGCCAAGGCCAAGAAGCCTGTTATTTACGCCGGCGGCGGCGTCATAGCCTCCAGTTGCGCCAGAGAATTGAAGCGCTTGGCGGAAACCCTCCGCTGTCCGGTAACCACCACCCTCATGGGGCTCGGAGGCTTTCCAGCGCCCCATGATTTGTGGCTGGGGATGCTGGGCATGCACGGCACCTTCAGGGCCAACATGGCGGTGGCCAATACAGATCTGCTCATAGCCATCGGCGCCCGTTTCGACGACAGGGTCACAGGCAAGCTCGACGAATTCGCCCCCAGAGCCAAGATCATCCACATTGACATAGACCCCACCTCCATCAGCAAGAATGTGCGGGTCGACATCCCAATAGTCGGCGACTGCAAGGACGCCCTCAGAAAACTCCTGCATGTGCTCGATGAAAACCGCCTCGAGGGCCTTGATGCCACAAGGAAGCCCTGGTTGGAGCAGATCCAGAAGTGGAAGGAAACCTATCCCCTCGCCTATGAACAGAGTGACCATGAAATCAAGCCGCAATACGTGGTGGAAAAACTCTATGAACTCTCGGAAGGCAAAGCCATTATTACCACTGAAGTCGGCCAGAACCAGATGTGGGCTGCCCAGTACTACCACTTTTCTGAACCGAGAACCCTGCTCACCTCTGGCGGCCTCGGCACTATGGGCTACGGCTTCCCCGCAGCCATTGGCGCCCAGATTGCCTTCCCCGATCGGCTGGTCATAGACATCGCCGGCGACGGCAGCATCCAGATGTGCATTCAGGAGTTGATCACCGCAGTGGAGAACAACCTGCCGGTAAAAGTTGCCATACTCAACAATCAGTACCTGGGTATGGTGCGCCAGTGGCAGGAACTCTTCTACAACAAGCATTACTGCGGCACCTGCATCAAGGCGGCACCGGACTTTGTCAAGTTGGCTGAGGCCTATGGAGCCCTAGGATTGCGGGCAACCAAGCCGTCTGAGGTAGAAGCGGTCATCCGGGAGGCTTTTGCTACCCCGAAGACAGTGTTCATGGATTTTGTGGTAAATCCTGAAGAGGGCGTCTATCCAATGGTACCGGCAGGCAAGGCCATGACCGAGATGCTTCTCGTTTAG
- the ilvC gene encoding ketol-acid reductoisomerase produces the protein MQIYYDADADLNVLEGKKIAIIGYGSQGHAQAQNLRDSGLDVIVAELEESPNYQLAKEHGFEPTSAREASKVADVVQILAQDDVQAKLYREDVAENMTEGKTLVFSHGFNIHYGQIRPAPYLDVVMIAPKGPGHLVRSEYQKGAGVPSLVAIHQDASGQALATALAYARGLGATRAGVIATTFKEETETDLFGEQSVLCGGVSELVKAGFDTLVEAGYQPEIAYFECLHELKLIVDLFYQGGISYMRYSVSDTAEYGDYTRGKRIITEETRQEMKRILTEVQNGKFAREWILENQAGRPVFNALRRMEKEHPIEEVGKKLRSMMPWLK, from the coding sequence ATGCAAATTTACTACGATGCAGATGCTGATTTGAATGTACTCGAAGGTAAGAAGATAGCTATTATTGGCTACGGCAGCCAGGGTCATGCCCAGGCCCAGAATCTGAGAGACAGCGGCCTGGACGTTATCGTTGCCGAACTGGAGGAGAGCCCCAACTACCAGCTGGCCAAAGAACATGGCTTTGAACCCACCTCTGCCAGAGAGGCTTCAAAGGTTGCCGACGTGGTTCAGATCCTGGCGCAGGATGACGTGCAAGCCAAACTGTACCGGGAGGATGTGGCAGAGAACATGACCGAGGGCAAGACTCTGGTCTTCTCTCACGGATTCAATATCCACTACGGCCAGATCCGCCCGGCACCCTATCTGGACGTGGTCATGATAGCACCGAAAGGACCAGGGCACCTGGTGCGAAGTGAATATCAAAAGGGGGCGGGAGTACCATCCCTGGTGGCCATCCACCAGGATGCCAGCGGCCAGGCACTGGCCACGGCCCTGGCCTACGCCAGAGGCCTGGGTGCCACTCGGGCGGGCGTGATTGCCACTACTTTCAAGGAAGAGACCGAAACAGATCTCTTCGGGGAACAATCAGTGCTCTGTGGCGGCGTCAGCGAACTGGTCAAGGCTGGCTTCGACACCCTGGTGGAAGCAGGCTATCAGCCGGAGATTGCCTATTTCGAGTGTCTCCATGAGCTGAAGCTGATAGTTGATCTTTTTTACCAGGGCGGCATTTCCTATATGCGCTATTCGGTGAGCGACACCGCAGAGTATGGCGACTACACCAGGGGTAAACGCATTATCACTGAAGAGACTCGGCAGGAAATGAAAAGGATACTCACAGAGGTTCAGAACGGCAAATTCGCCAGGGAATGGATTCTGGAGAATCAGGCTGGCCGGCCAGTGTTCAATGCGCTGCGGCGCATGGAAAAAGAGCATCCCATAGAGGAAGTTGGCAAGAAACTGCGCAGCATGATGCCGTGGCTCAAGTAA
- a CDS encoding 3-isopropylmalate dehydratase small subunit: MKLTGKAWKFGADIDTDLIIPARYLNTSDPGELAKHCMEDADPEFAGKVLPGDIIVAESNFGCGSSREHAPIAIKAAGVSCVIAASFARIFYRNAFNMGLPILESPAAAREIRSGEQLQVDLSSGQIVNISRDTVYQAQPIPPFMQELLDAGGLIPYVMKTSASRS; this comes from the coding sequence ATGAAGCTCACTGGCAAGGCCTGGAAATTTGGAGCTGATATAGACACGGACCTCATTATCCCGGCCCGTTATCTCAACACCTCAGACCCGGGAGAGCTCGCCAAGCACTGCATGGAAGACGCTGATCCTGAATTTGCCGGTAAAGTGTTGCCTGGCGACATTATTGTTGCCGAGAGCAATTTTGGCTGCGGCTCCTCCAGGGAGCATGCCCCCATCGCCATAAAGGCTGCGGGCGTCTCCTGCGTCATTGCCGCGAGTTTTGCCAGGATTTTTTATCGCAATGCCTTCAACATGGGGCTGCCTATTCTGGAATCACCGGCTGCGGCCCGGGAAATAAGGAGCGGCGAGCAGCTGCAGGTGGATCTCAGCAGCGGTCAGATCGTCAATATCAGCCGAGACACTGTATACCAGGCCCAGCCGATTCCACCTTTCATGCAGGAGCTTCTGGACGCGGGCGGCCTCATTCCTTACGTGATGAAGACGTCTGCCAGCCGCAGCTGA
- the rseP gene encoding RIP metalloprotease RseP encodes MRTMAAFVASLGILIFIHEFGHFLAAKLFGVTVERFSLGFGPRLFGKQLGETDYRISAFPLGGYVKMLGESADEEIPPHLRPRSFAYQKLRRRMAIVAAGPGSNFLLAFLLYTLTFAFFGLARTTTDVGEVTPDSPAAHAGLRPGDTIVAINSTPVHEWGELSELIQKSGTEPIRIRLKRHNEFLSVVVTPRLTKTKTIFGEEVSRPLIGIVASSKVTVQKVGPLRAIVYGADQTWQVTRLTFVVIGKLIKGAISPRTLAGPIGIAQMSGKVAEAGPVAFLSFLSLLSINLAILNLLPIPVLDGGHLLFFTIEGVMGKPLSMKKREVAQQVGLFLLIALMVFVFYNDIYRLVYPGKALP; translated from the coding sequence TTGCGGACGATGGCGGCATTCGTCGCTTCTCTCGGTATACTCATCTTCATACATGAATTTGGCCACTTTCTAGCGGCAAAACTCTTCGGCGTCACAGTTGAACGCTTCTCTCTGGGATTTGGTCCACGTCTGTTCGGCAAACAGCTTGGTGAAACCGACTATCGAATCTCTGCCTTTCCCCTGGGAGGCTACGTCAAGATGTTGGGCGAGTCTGCCGACGAGGAAATCCCACCGCACCTGCGACCCCGCTCCTTTGCCTATCAGAAGCTCAGACGCCGCATGGCCATTGTTGCTGCAGGACCCGGCTCGAATTTCCTGCTCGCCTTTCTTCTCTATACCCTTACTTTTGCATTTTTCGGCCTGGCTCGCACCACAACAGACGTGGGAGAAGTAACCCCCGACTCTCCAGCAGCTCACGCAGGACTCCGTCCTGGAGATACCATCGTGGCCATCAACTCCACCCCGGTTCACGAGTGGGGAGAACTGTCCGAACTCATCCAGAAAAGCGGTACAGAACCTATTCGCATCCGGCTCAAGCGACACAATGAGTTCTTGAGCGTGGTGGTGACGCCCAGACTTACCAAGACCAAAACCATCTTCGGGGAGGAAGTGAGCCGGCCACTCATCGGCATTGTTGCCTCGAGCAAGGTTACCGTCCAGAAGGTGGGCCCCCTGCGCGCAATTGTCTACGGCGCCGACCAGACCTGGCAGGTTACCAGGCTCACCTTCGTGGTCATAGGCAAGCTCATCAAGGGTGCTATCTCGCCCAGGACACTTGCAGGCCCCATCGGCATCGCCCAGATGTCGGGCAAGGTGGCTGAGGCCGGCCCCGTGGCCTTCTTGTCATTTCTTTCCCTGCTCAGCATCAACCTGGCAATTTTGAACTTGCTGCCTATACCGGTGCTCGATGGCGGGCATCTCCTGTTCTTCACCATTGAAGGTGTTATGGGCAAACCCCTGAGCATGAAAAAGCGGGAAGTGGCTCAGCAAGTTGGTCTCTTTTTGTTGATCGCCCTGATGGTGTTTGTGTTCTACAACGACATCTACCGGCTGGTCTATCCAGGCAAAGCCCTCCCCTAG
- a CDS encoding DUF465 domain-containing protein translates to MEKWDEELIAQLLPQNEELRKYVEQHHRYEEQLEEFNSRPYLTTAEALEKKRLQKLKLAGRDKIEAILAKFRQDGEP, encoded by the coding sequence ATGGAAAAATGGGACGAGGAATTGATAGCCCAACTTCTCCCCCAGAATGAAGAATTGCGCAAATACGTGGAGCAGCACCACAGGTATGAAGAGCAGCTGGAGGAGTTCAACAGTCGTCCCTACCTGACCACAGCCGAGGCCCTGGAAAAGAAGAGGCTGCAGAAGCTGAAATTGGCGGGTCGGGACAAAATAGAAGCCATTTTGGCCAAGTTCAGACAGGACGGTGAACCATGA
- the pssA gene encoding CDP-diacylglycerol--serine O-phosphatidyltransferase, which yields MLLPKEKKSRRSRRERQVKRGIYVLPNLFTTANLFCGFYGIVAAINHDFKLAAIAILVSCLFDILDGKVARYTGSNSRFGLEYDSLADLVAFGVTPAVLVYLWALQPFGRLGWGAAFVFVACGALRLARFNVQANKVSKKYFVGLPIPGAACMVATTVLLFYRLGGSGPTKHFLLLAMTYLLGFLMVSSIPFNSFKELDSFQQMPFRTLVLVILLLSVVAAQPAIMLFTLMSLYLISGPASYVRRLFKARRQSPATRQTENNEVTPAKRPQQ from the coding sequence ATGTTACTACCAAAAGAAAAAAAATCACGCCGAAGCCGCAGAGAGCGGCAGGTAAAGCGAGGCATTTACGTTCTGCCCAATCTTTTTACCACGGCAAATCTGTTCTGCGGCTTCTATGGGATCGTGGCCGCCATCAACCATGACTTCAAGCTTGCGGCCATCGCCATTCTTGTCTCCTGTCTCTTTGACATCCTCGATGGCAAGGTGGCGAGGTACACTGGTTCCAACAGCCGCTTCGGCCTGGAATACGACTCACTGGCGGACCTGGTGGCATTCGGCGTGACACCTGCGGTGCTGGTCTATCTCTGGGCCTTGCAGCCATTCGGCCGCCTTGGCTGGGGAGCCGCCTTCGTTTTCGTGGCCTGCGGCGCCCTCAGATTGGCCCGCTTCAATGTGCAGGCCAATAAGGTTTCCAAGAAGTACTTTGTAGGACTGCCCATACCAGGCGCTGCCTGCATGGTTGCCACCACTGTGCTCCTTTTTTACCGCCTTGGCGGCAGCGGCCCCACCAAGCATTTCTTGCTGCTGGCCATGACCTATTTGCTGGGCTTTCTCATGGTGAGCAGCATTCCATTCAACAGTTTCAAAGAGTTGGACAGCTTTCAACAGATGCCGTTTCGAACCCTGGTTCTGGTGATTCTGCTCCTATCCGTGGTGGCGGCGCAGCCCGCCATCATGTTGTTCACCTTGATGTCGCTCTACCTCATTTCAGGCCCGGCGTCGTATGTCCGCCGACTCTTCAAGGCCCGCAGGCAGTCGCCAGCCACCCGACAGACAGAGAACAACGAAGTCACCCCGGCCAAGCGACCGCAGCAATGA
- the tsaB gene encoding tRNA (adenosine(37)-N6)-threonylcarbamoyltransferase complex dimerization subunit type 1 TsaB: MKILAVETSTPVGSVALMEAGQLRAEYLVNISRTHNQRLLPAIDGILAQCGWLLSDLDAFAVGLGPGSFTGLRIGLSTIKGLAWATGKAMVGIPTLDALAANTTPSTLPVCPVLDARKGEIYTALYRWQDLSRLEKQSDYLVLQPAEIAQLVSEPTVVLGDGLCRFAEVLTAVLGEKLLRAPQHLDHIRASAIAWLAAERLQRGDSDDVADCTPLYIRASEAELLQRSSRAS, translated from the coding sequence ATGAAAATCCTCGCAGTAGAAACATCTACGCCAGTTGGCAGCGTTGCTCTCATGGAAGCAGGGCAGCTCAGGGCCGAATACCTGGTCAATATCAGCAGGACCCATAATCAGCGTTTGCTGCCGGCTATTGATGGCATCCTGGCCCAGTGCGGTTGGCTGCTCAGCGACCTGGATGCTTTTGCCGTTGGTCTGGGACCTGGCAGTTTTACTGGTTTGCGCATCGGTCTGAGCACCATCAAGGGCTTGGCCTGGGCCACTGGCAAAGCCATGGTTGGCATCCCCACCCTGGATGCCCTGGCAGCCAATACCACACCCTCCACCTTGCCGGTTTGCCCTGTATTGGATGCCCGCAAGGGCGAAATCTATACAGCTCTCTACCGTTGGCAGGACCTCAGCCGCCTGGAGAAACAGAGCGACTACCTGGTGCTGCAGCCAGCAGAAATTGCTCAACTGGTCAGCGAGCCCACAGTTGTCCTGGGAGACGGTCTGTGCCGCTTTGCAGAGGTGCTGACTGCAGTCCTGGGGGAAAAATTGCTGCGGGCGCCCCAGCATCTCGACCATATCCGCGCCAGCGCCATTGCCTGGCTGGCAGCAGAACGTTTGCAGCGCGGCGACAGCGATGATGTGGCCGACTGCACGCCGCTCTATATTCGCGCCTCAGAGGCTGAACTGCTGCAGCGCTCGTCCCGAGCCAGCTGA
- the leuC gene encoding 3-isopropylmalate dehydratase large subunit, which translates to MAMTISEKILAEHAGRDRVEPEELIEVRIDFGLGNDITAPIAIQRFREAGAARVFDPQRIALIPDHFVPNKDINSAMQAKQLREFALEHNIQHYFEVGRMGIEHALLPEKGLVLPGDVVIGADSHTCTYGALGAFATGVGSTDLAAAMITGRIWFKVPPSIKFVYQGQLRPWVSGKDLILWTIGQIGADGARYRAMEFTGPVIAALSMDQRFTMANMAIEAGAKNGIIAPDETTRAYVETRAQRSYRFYESDPEAAYERTITCDVSQIEPQVAVPPSPANSQPVSTLAHTAVDQVVIGSCTNGRLEDLRIAARVLAGRRVAPHVRCLIIPATQAVYRQAMEEGLFAVFLEAEAAISTPTCGPCLGGHMGILASGERAVATTNRNFVGRMGHPESEVYLASPAVAAASAVLGRIGSPEEL; encoded by the coding sequence ATGGCCATGACAATCAGCGAAAAAATACTTGCCGAGCACGCCGGCCGCGACCGGGTGGAGCCGGAGGAGCTGATCGAGGTTCGCATCGACTTCGGCCTCGGCAATGACATTACTGCACCCATTGCCATTCAGCGTTTCCGAGAAGCCGGCGCTGCGAGGGTATTCGATCCGCAGAGAATTGCTCTCATACCGGATCATTTCGTACCGAACAAGGACATCAATTCCGCCATGCAGGCAAAGCAGTTGCGCGAATTTGCTCTCGAGCACAACATCCAGCACTACTTCGAAGTTGGCCGGATGGGCATCGAACACGCTCTGCTGCCGGAGAAAGGCTTGGTGCTGCCCGGGGATGTGGTCATAGGCGCAGACAGTCATACCTGCACCTATGGTGCTCTGGGGGCTTTTGCCACAGGCGTGGGCAGCACCGATCTCGCCGCGGCAATGATTACCGGTCGAATATGGTTCAAGGTGCCGCCTTCCATCAAATTCGTCTACCAGGGGCAGCTCCGTCCCTGGGTCAGCGGCAAGGATCTCATCCTCTGGACTATCGGCCAGATCGGTGCAGACGGAGCCCGCTATCGGGCCATGGAATTTACCGGTCCTGTTATAGCTGCGCTGTCAATGGACCAGCGCTTCACCATGGCCAATATGGCAATCGAAGCAGGGGCGAAAAATGGCATCATCGCCCCAGACGAAACAACCCGCGCCTATGTAGAAACACGGGCTCAGAGGAGCTACCGCTTCTATGAAAGCGATCCCGAGGCCGCATACGAACGGACGATTACCTGCGATGTCAGCCAGATTGAACCCCAGGTGGCTGTACCCCCCTCCCCTGCCAACAGCCAGCCAGTGTCTACTCTAGCTCACACAGCAGTGGATCAGGTAGTAATAGGCTCGTGTACCAACGGACGGCTCGAGGATCTCAGGATCGCTGCCAGAGTGCTGGCCGGCCGCCGGGTAGCGCCCCATGTTCGCTGCCTCATTATCCCTGCTACGCAGGCTGTCTACAGGCAGGCCATGGAAGAGGGGTTGTTCGCCGTCTTTCTGGAGGCCGAGGCAGCCATCAGCACACCCACCTGCGGCCCCTGCCTCGGCGGGCATATGGGAATCCTTGCCTCTGGCGAGCGGGCAGTGGCCACCACCAATCGAAACTTCGTCGGACGCATGGGGCACCCCGAAAGCGAAGTCTATCTGGCATCGCCGGCAGTGGCAGCAGCTTCTGCAGTGCTCGGCAGAATCGGCAGTCCGGAAGAGTTGTGA
- a CDS encoding phosphatidylserine decarboxylase family protein, whose protein sequence is MAQVTMKSEKQRNRLQAKSSNLQWRHGLGVPLVRVGLPYIIAAALLFVATLVIGCPFLTFAAFLATVLVIRFFRDPERTPPDIPHAMVAPADGRVVFAGRVEQCRFLDSAALKISIFMTVFDVHVNRMPFHGQVTGIRYQKGKFVAANKEQASSRNEQNAVIQRLPTGESMAVVQVAGLVARRIDCWVQPADKVQRGQRFGMIRFGSRLDVYLPEHCRLAVTVGQKMKAGESIICYYQKKKNHAEAAESGR, encoded by the coding sequence GTGGCTCAAGTAACCATGAAGTCAGAGAAGCAGAGGAACCGCTTGCAGGCAAAGAGCAGCAATCTGCAGTGGCGGCATGGACTGGGCGTGCCCCTCGTCAGGGTAGGTCTCCCTTATATCATTGCCGCAGCTCTATTGTTCGTGGCGACCCTGGTCATTGGCTGCCCCTTTCTAACCTTTGCCGCTTTCCTGGCCACTGTATTGGTGATAAGATTCTTCCGGGACCCCGAGAGGACTCCGCCAGACATCCCCCATGCCATGGTGGCTCCAGCCGATGGCAGGGTGGTGTTTGCTGGCAGAGTTGAGCAGTGCCGGTTTCTCGATTCGGCAGCGTTGAAAATCAGCATTTTCATGACTGTCTTCGACGTGCATGTAAACCGGATGCCATTCCATGGCCAGGTCACAGGCATCCGCTATCAGAAGGGCAAATTTGTCGCAGCGAACAAAGAGCAAGCATCCAGCCGCAATGAACAGAATGCCGTGATTCAGCGGTTGCCAACCGGAGAAAGCATGGCCGTGGTGCAGGTGGCCGGCCTGGTGGCTCGCCGCATCGACTGCTGGGTGCAGCCGGCCGACAAAGTACAGCGCGGGCAACGGTTCGGCATGATCCGCTTCGGCTCCAGGCTGGACGTCTACCTGCCGGAGCATTGCCGCCTGGCTGTAACCGTCGGCCAGAAAATGAAAGCAGGGGAAAGCATCATATGTTACTACCAAAAGAAAAAAAATCACGCCGAAGCCGCAGAGAGCGGCAGGTAA